A portion of the Plectropomus leopardus isolate mb unplaced genomic scaffold, YSFRI_Pleo_2.0 unplaced_scaffold14505, whole genome shotgun sequence genome contains these proteins:
- the LOC121964201 gene encoding phospholipase D1-like — protein sequence QQGVKIFVMLYKEVELALGINSGYSKRTLLHLHPNIKVMRHPDHVSSAVYLWAHHEKIIVIDQSVAFVGGIDLAYGRWDDGEHRLTDVGSVTLSHLEQVLTHTHTHTHTHTHT from the exons CAACAAGGAGTGAAGATCTTTGTGATGCTGTATAAGGAGGTGGAGTTGGCTCTGGGCATCAACTCAGGATACAGCAAGAGGACGCTGCTGCACCTCCACCCCAACATCAAG GTGATGCGTCACCCGGACCACGTCTCCTCCGCCGTCTACCTGTGGGCGCACCACGAGAAGATCATCGTCATCGACCAATCTGTGGCCTTCGTCGGGGGGATCGACCTGGCGTACGGTCGCTGGGATGACGGGGAGCACCGGCTGACAGACGTTGGGAGTGTGACACTCTCACACTTGGAGCAggtcttaacacacacacacacacacacacacacgcacacacacacatga